The sequence GTGGTGTATTCTTACTGTACCTGTTCCTCTTAGGGAAAGCTTTATCATAAAAAATTCTGAGAGTGAGTGACAGGGGAGGTTAACTAGTAACTTCTAAATAAATTTCAGTAGCAAATACATCTCTGTTTTGTCTTCACCCAGGATCTTAATTATGATTTTCTTCATAATACAAGTTATTAATGTTAAATCTGTATAATGATGAGCTGCTGGTCACTTCTGATAACTCCTTTTCATTCTTACTTTGCTAAAATAAATGTAGGTGAAAAGTGTTTTcaagtttgtttcttttttttccaggagtgATTTTGCAAAGTGGACAGTAATGGAGTATATGAGCACGGGTAGTGATAGCAAAGAGGAGATTGACTTGTTGCTAGCTGATCTAAATATGTCTGAGGTGATAGCCATCATGGAAAACCATTATCCAGGTGAAGACATTGCAGCCTATGAAGACAGCTTAATTACCATGTGTGAAGAGGCAAATCAAAATGATGAACGTGCAGAATCATTGCTGTTTTGTGAAGGGGAGGTCTCTTTGATGTCCTCTGTCAAATACGGGACTGTGGAAGACCTGCTTGCTTTTGCCAATCAGGTGTCTAACACTGCAAAGCAGTTTAAAGGATGCAGACAACAGGAATCTGGAATCCTCTTGAATATGGTATGTAacatctgttttccttttacttgGCATTTCATAGACTGTAGGAATTAGAAGTTATAATGATGCTAAATAAAGCTCAGCTCCAGAAGTAACAGGCTGGGGTTTCCTGTGCAAccctggggctggaagggatctctgaGCCTATCAAGTCTAGCCCCTGCAGTCTCAGGCAGCTATGGAGAAAGGTTTGTTGTTCAGAAGGATCCACTCTGTTATCTCCTAGTGTCCCTGGAGGTCAGAAAACATTTCCCAGTGTTGAATACAAACTTGAGACAAGCAGTCAAAAAGCAAAATCTACAACTCATTTTGTCCTTTCGGTACTTAAATGGGGCTTATAAAATTCACAACTTGCATGAAAAAGAGGGAGAGTGGCTTTTTAGAAGGGTGagtagtgataggacaaggaggaatgattttaaactaaaagtGTAGAGATTTCTTTACTCTGAGGGTGCtaaggcactggaacagactgtTCAGAGAAATGGTggataccccatccctggaagtgttcaaggcaaggctggatggggccctgagcaacctgacctAGTGGGTGACATCTCTTCCCATGGTAGGGGAATTACagctagatgatctttaagagcccttccaacccaagcctaTCTATGATTCTATGGACTATGATGGTTTACAGGTCTGGGAGACAGTAAGAGTCTTCTAGTTCCTTGTATTCAtgattaaaatattcattatgCAAACTCCCAAGAATAAAGATCTAGGATCTGATAATATAGTTCCTAAATTTGCTTTATCTGCACAAAATGTCAATAGTAGTCATCTAAAGAGAAAAAGCACATACTATCAAGTGTGATTTTAAGAGTTACAATATTATGTAATATCTCACACTGCTGAATTCAAGTACATAGATGTGTTGTTTTGagatgttattttttccttaaaattgtTTGTGTTCCTCAAGCATCTCTGGATATTAGTGTCATTAAACTTTTGTTTAAGATCAGTTGCTCTGGAAACAATCAGTGTTGAAATGGAATTCTGTTCATGCATGTTagtgctgctgctgtatttTCCTAAGATACTCTACATCTATCTTCTTAAATATCCTGTATATCATATATTTTATACGTGAACACTGGTTGCTTGAGGCTTACTGGTTACTTATGTGCAAAATACCACAGGGTATTGCTTTGTTCTGATTTGGAGGGAGCATTGCAGTATTGCAAAACAATCACTTTTCAACTCTGTAACATTGAAATGACACTCAGTAATATTAAATGTTCCCTATGCTTAGGGTAGACACTGTTCTACATACTCATGGTTGTTTTGCTTGCATATTGTTTCTACAGATGCATACAATTGGTATGAACCCAGTACTATTAGGTGCACGTGATCCCATTATGCAACTGAGGGTTGCAGGCAGGGTATTACCTGTGCATGCATTTCAGCAGGGGCCCTGCTCTGGAAATTCCCACAGCATTTGGTTGGGGTCAGGAGTGTTTCTGATTGCCTGGTGACCTTCGCTGGCTGCACCATGGCTTGCATCACAAAGGGTCTTGAAGTGCACAAGCTGGATTTCTTTTAGATAGAACTGAACTGAAAGATGCATTGCAGCCACAGACAAATGTTCACAGGGTCAGGCTAGGAACTAGTCCTAAAAGCCTCCTGAAAACATGAGTAGTGTGGTGGTTGTCGCTGTCTTGCTCACCAGATCAGCTCTGCTTGGCGTCTCTTCCTTTCCAGGATAAGGTGTAACCCATATGGATTAGTTTCAACCCTTTGAAGTGCAGAAGCAGGCAAGCAAGATGTACAGATTGTTAGACATGTACAAATTGCTTTATCCTGGCTCTACTAAGTAGAGGGAAGGCTTGCTCTCTCTATCCTAAGCAGAATACTTTTTATTGAAGGAAAGCCCCTCATGCCCCCTTGGCCAAAAGTTAAGAACTTATCCTCCCCAGATTTAGGAACTTagaagaattaatttatttcatgttgCACAAATCACAAATGACAATTTTAGCAGTCAAGAAGGTACTCTCCTAATTGAAAAGCATGAAGGTAGACTAAGAGCGAAAGATAATATGTTGCACCTTAAATAGAAATCTAAAACAAATAATCTTCCTGATATGCTGTTATCTTAAAAAGAGTTGCTGAAGAGCTGAGTATTTGAGGCTGTGTGACAGACATGCAGTGATAAATATCCTTGATGTGATTTTACATCTCTTCAAGAATCTTAATAAAGTAGCAGTAAGGAGATTAATGATATTCCAGATACTGGCTGAAATAATTAGAAGCATATTCATaggaaataatattaattttgtaGCTGAGAGACTGAAGAAGCAACATGAGGGATCAAGCAGTAGTTAATGGCTGTAGTTGGGTGTTTGGCCTCTCTCTGTCACGTGCAGAGGGAGGGAACTGTTAGGGAAAAAGATTTAGAGCAAGATACTGACCTAGGTGCCCTGAATCCCCTCCTTGCCTAGATGGTCATACACAAGAAGCAAAGCTCCCAACATTACCCACCTAGAGGAGGCAATGTTACTCCCACTCTTCTTTTCTAAACTATGGTATAAAACTAGAGGAAAGTGGCTGGTAAAATCAAGGCAGACTTCTTTGACCTTTTACTAAGCAGCAGAAACTCCAGTACAAGATGGGAAATTAAACTCCTAGCAGTACATGTGATATTAGGAAATGCTGAAACTCTTGCTCACATTGTATAAGATAACCTATGAGTAACAAGTATGTGGCATAACAAGTTAACAGATTACAGGAAGGACAAACATGTGCAGGTAAATCTAATAACAAGAGGTGGGTAATTTCATTAACCcagctgctgttgttgttgtttcaaGACAATTAATTGCAACTTACACTTCATAAGTTAGTCACTGGAGAGAAACGTGGATGCCTGGGCTGTGAATGAATGCCACACCTCACATGCTGTTCCCATTTAGTGTTACTAAATAAAGACTGCTAAGCAGATCATGTGCATCATACACATAAGTGATATGGGGTTTTCCCactatatgtatataaaataaattagatttGTAGTGGTTTTAACTTCACtgtgtttttttgttatttctttaaCTCCTCAGATCACACCCAAGAACGGGCGCTATCAGATTGACTCGGATGTGCTCCTGTTTCCATGGAAGTTGACTTACAGGAATATTGGTTCTGATTTTATTCCTCGGGGAGCTTTTGGGAAAGTGTACTTAGCCCAAGACAGAGAGACCAAGAAACGAATGGCATGCAAATTGGTATGTTAGCTCAGTGCTTTTATCTCTGAGCAAATATTGTATAACATACTACTTATGGTCTATTTTCAAATATGTCTGCATCAAATTCCACTGTTGGCTGATGATCATCTTGGTTTTGTTGGCTTGAACAAGGTGGAGAAAATACACACTTCTGTTAgcttgtttaaatttttttgctctAAAGCTGCAAATGTTTCAGCATTTTGAAAGTTACTAGAAGTGTGTGGAACTGGCGCATGGCCTGTTGCGCAGAGTGGATTTTCTACTTGTCCTGCTGGGGTGAAATATCAGAGTGAGATCgtgtccctgctgagggagctAGTaaaaccctgctgctgcagaagtttTAGGCTCTTGTCCTTTAACTGAGGTGCTCAGACTTCAGTTTACTCCAGTGCCATTAAAGTCCCTGAGAACTCAGTATGTGCAACTCCTACTGTGTTTTGGGCACTGATGGAGTTAAGGTTGTGAGATACCTCAAAAGAACTGCTGAGCGCTCTCCTATTTTTATGCAAGCCAACAAAGCTGTGCCTTTTAACATACTATTTGGAATTGAGCAGTAAATATTCAGGGCCAATAAAAGCTCAGTTGGGACATTGCTCTATATCCCCCAGCTCATTAATAAGTACCTGTATTAATTCTGTGTGTCAAAGAGTtgggcaggcagctctgtgtccttccCCCTGGCAACTTGTGCATCCACGTGGGGACAGATTGTTAGCTGCTCCTTCATAACCCATTGCAGAATTAAAGTATCCTAATATATCTGAAAACACAAACAGTATTTCTCCTTGAAATAAATGAGCCTCTTATTTGGTTCACAGACACAAGTCCAAGGGAAGAAAACTGAACAGAGCAGTAGTAGCTTTTCTGTGTGTAAGCAAACACTGCTCTTATTGTCTCAGCAATCTGCTGTCagtactttttaaagaaatatcgTGCTGCTGGCACTCCCTTCAAAGCAGCTTTCATTTCTTGTAAGCCATAAACCAGTGCTGATAAGGACTGAATTGAGGTCAGTAATGGGCCTGAGCACTGCAAGCACTGATCCACCTGTCAGGTGGGTGTGTAGTTCTGGTAGTGCAGATGAGTGCACAAAGCTAATGGAAAAAGCAGTGGGAATTTTATCTCCTTCACCAGGAAGTTTGCATAAAGCTTTTGCGTAATCACTGGATTTTGACGGGAATAACTCTTGCTACACTGCTTTTTCTGGAAGATTGCACTTTTTATTTGGGCCTTATTCCAAAATGTCTCTCAACTTCTAACAGGATGTCTCTCAGctgcaaaggaagaaaagtcaCAGGAGCAAAGTACAGCTGAGTATTTTAACAAGTGGATACAAGTGCTAtacttccttcttttctgttattCTATAGGCTAATTAGTGTCCACATGGATAACTTGTTTTTGTTGTGAATAACTGTGGTTTTGTTCCAATGTCCTAGGTCCCAGTGGAGCAGTTCAAACCGTCAGATGTTGAAATACAGGCATGTTTCCGTCATGAAAACATTGCTGAATTATATGGCGCTATTTTGTGGGATGAGACAATCCATCTCTTCatggaagctggagagggaggatCTGTCATGGAAAAGCTGGAGAGCTGTGGGCCTATGAGAGAGTTTGAAATAATTTGGGTGACAAAGCATATTCTGAAAGGACTTGACTTTCTCCACTCGAAGAGGATTATCCACCATGATATCAAACGTACGTCTGTGAGGTTTCTTGGGGTGctttctgctcctggctgggctggggcctGGGGGAAGAGTCCCTGGGACTGAGCTGGGGCACACAGCCCTACATCCCTGAGTGGGAGGGATGGATAATGCCTAACAAATGGCCAGGCCAGGTTCTGGAGGTAATAGTTACTTACACTATTTATTAATTCACTCCAGCAGAGAGGGTAATTAGAAAGCCATAGATCCTATGCCATCATGAGCAActcaattttaataaaaacctaAAGAGTGAAGTTATCAGTCTGTGTTCAGCTGGAAGTTTCCTGCTCGTAATATAAATTCATCCTGAATGTTTCCATGCTCACCTTCATCTTGCACTTTCTGTTAGGTTTCACATTTCTACACTGCTGTTCCTCAGTCTGAGACACTTTAGAAGTAAATACATaatttgtgctgtttttttttctttcaacaagtacagaaaattttaatatatgtttgctttttaaatactCTGGATATTACATCTATAAATTATCAAACATATTGATATTAAGTCCAAATTAAATACACTGGTattgaaatgctttaaaattcaattttaatgTGTTGCATAAGTAATGCAACACCTTTAAATTAGTATTAAATGCTGTTTCTCCCAGTACCATCTTGGCCCGCAGATAGATGCATGTCTGTGAGTTTATTTAGCTAAACTTGGGGGTTTAAAGTAGAAATATTCAGACTGAAGCATTCCAATAGTTCACAGAAGATGATTATTAGAATTTGCTAAATTTTTATCtcagttttgcatttttgggttttttaatttagtaTGGGCCAGTACTTTAGATGTAAGCCTTTGAGGTTCTGCCAGCTacaaaattacttatttttccccttaattttTCTATCTCATTTGTAGTAAGAGTCTTTCTTATGGGTTTATCTTAATTGGCAGTAACAAAGACATTAATTAAACAATCTAAAAACCAAAGCAGCCCAAAGCCTACTACATCTAGGTAGTGAATAGGAGAACCAGCCCATTGTGAATGTGATGGATATGAGTGTATTTCactttttccagcctttccccatGTTGGTGGATGCAGGGCAGATGATGAGGCAGAGGTTGCCTGGGGCAGATGTGGTTGCCCAGAGGTGCCTGGGGTgagccctggccatgctcctGCCTGTTTGGTGCCAGGGTGAGCTGGGTACACCAGGTCTGAGGTGGAGCCATGCCCACTGCCTGGCAAGGCAGCCTCCATGCAGGGAGCAGTGAGTGTTTTCCCTCCCCAGGTGGAATTAACAGAAAAGACTCTTTCCCAAAACCtctgattttttcctcattccaTCTGCTGCGTTTGAGCTGCAGTTGAGTCTGTTCTGCTGGTACAGAAGATGGGGATTGTATTGAGAGTGAAAAATGCCCTAAacaaggaaggggaggaagacATTCTGTTTCTTGGGAGGTGTTCAGTGCTGCCTCTTCTTTTAAGCCTTGGCTGGAGAGCAGTGAAACCATCCggctgtttgtttgggggagCTTCAGTCCAAaatcagctgcagctggggctgggtaTGGTCCCTGGGTATGGTCCCACTGCACTGTGGCAGTGTGGCCCTTTGGATGATCTATTATGGGACGTTTCAAATCCATATCTTCAAAGTTATCCCTAAAATGACAGATTTACGCAGTCTGTAGCCCTGGTAAGGAGGCAGCTGTGTGAAGCATTGCTCCAGGAATCAGAACTGCTGAAATCAAGTCTGCCCTCCCACTGGGTGGTCATGGTAGGCACTATCAAGACAGAAAATGGCCCACAGTTTCCTGTAAGGGAAATGTGTTTCTGTTGTGTAACCCGGAGACTTCATTTTACCACATCTTCTGAAACAGCAAACAAGAATTTCTCAAGGCTCACACTGAGCACTACATTCTTAAATATTTGATCAGAATTGCAGCTGCAAACAAAGCCTCTGAGTACAAAGTTGTGCCTTAGGCAGAATTTTATGAAGGAAAGTAAATTAAGCTCCTGGATACTGCTGCAGTTCTGAGGGAGTTTGAAATGCTCAGTCTTCTATTAATTTTACAGCCATTGTCTGTCCTCTGTTGTcatgctgagctgctctcatgGACCAGTGCAGGTGACTGGTGTGGCTGCTATGGAGGGGCCCTGGTTATTCTCTGTTTACAGTCTTCACTTAAATTGTTACTCTAGAAAAACCTCTTGGTGAGCAACAGTTGTGCTGTTTCTAGCCAGAGTTGCATAGCATGATCTCCACCTTGGAGACCCTTAAAAACCTTCAGAGCACTGTGCTGTGGTGCCTACCAGTCTTCTGCCTTCCTCCTCTACCCTcagctcttttctctctttgtctttttttaaattttaagctAAGAAAATGACAAAACATTGGCTCTTTTACATAAACCAGACCAGTTTGTTTTTAAGATACAATTTAAAATCCAACCAAATCATTACCCGACCTATTTTGGCTAGAGGGATATTGGCTGTAGAGAGTGGTTGTGCtaatttctctcccttttcagGCAGGCATCTGAATGAAACAGGAGTGTTGTAAAATAAATACCAAACATGCCAGACACTTAAATGAtgtaatttttggttttcttttagcGAGCAACATTGTCTTTATGTCAACTAAGGCtgttttggtggattttggccTAAGTGTTCAAATGACTGAAGACATTTACTATCCCAAAGATCTTAGAGGAACAGAGGTAAGAAGATGAAGGGACAAAAGCCCTTTTATTGCATTAGTCCTATGGTTGTGGTATTTAGGCTCAAATTTGAAGCTGGAGGGTTAGAAGCATGGGTAAAATAGTTACTATAAAACCTATAAAAAACTTACAAATATTAATAGAGTctcaattatatttttattttcaacttGCTGAAGGGAATGCTTTGAAAGCCATGTCATTTTCTCTGCAGTCTAAATTGTTAGCAATTGTTCACTGAAGTCAAGCAGTACTCTAAGGAGGGTTGTTTGCAGTGTTTCAGCTGCTGATCAGAGACACTTCAAACAGGAATCTGTTCTTTGCTCTAGCAAAGATTTCTTCTGAGATACTCACTATGGACTGGGGTGACCTGTTCAACACCATACTTGGATTCCTCCTCCTTCAAAACCACAGAACTTACAGATGCCTGGGTTTCATCTCTTAGCCCTTCTAAGCTCTGTTCCCCATCTACATGTAACCCTTTGGTTCTTCAGAGGTTGTGCATGGCAAGGTTCTTGATTATCTGGTAAAATTGCTTAGACATTACAGTGATGGAGGTGGGGTCCTTTTAAATGGTCTCAATGCCTTTGAGATTCTGCACACCCCTTGGGCTGCATTCCTGCAGAGGTGTTTCCAGGGCTGGAGTTTTACCAAACAGCCAAGCAACAACAATTAGCTTGGATAGATGCTGCAGATGTGGCATTTGTGCTCTCTGTTGCTGGAGGAGATTGTTTACAGGAAATGCTTTAGCTGAGATGTTTGCACTTACCCTTTTAATGGCCTTCCACATGTGTAAAGAGGAAATCCCTGTGTAACTGACAaaaaacatttcactttttAGAAGGGGAGGATAAATCAAGCTTTCACAGAAGgtcaggtttgtttgtttatttttttcaagatgaTTGAGAAAGGACTTGAATATTTGTTTTCACTGTCTTTCTAGTCAGGGCAGTTAAGAGCTTAAAATGCTTGCTGAACTGGAAGCAGCCTGCTTTCTGGCACTTCATGCATGagctttgtggggtttttactttggtttggggctttttgtttgttcaaGGGGGTTTTGTGTGCTGTCAGTAAGAACAGTGGTGGGTATGAGTTGGTAGGGTATTTCCCAGTGATGGAGATGTGTGTAAACAGGACGTTTCCATGATTGTGGAGCAGACTAGTGAGGATCCACTTCTGAGTCTTGAAGGACAGGCCAAGGGTGTGTTAGTAAGAACAAGTGGAAAGtgaaaacatttcagtgtttGCCAAGTGAAAAACCACTTAGCTTTTAATTTCATAGGAGGAGAATTCCATGCACTTTAACACCTGCAGTCCTGTTCTCAGAGAGCTGATAATCCCTCCAACCCTGAAATGCAGCCATGTTTGGTGTTTGCTGTCTCAGGGGAGCAGCAATGCTGCTCAGCATTACAGCCAGAAATGAGGCTGGAAAGACAGCACTGGGAAAGGAGATTTTCAGATATCAGTGAAAGACTTGCAGCTAATGTTTCTAATGCTTCTGTAGGTTTTTCTGCTCACAGTCTTCGTTCTAGGCATTTTCCTCTCCACAGTGCTTAATCCTGTCACCCACAAATGCCCTCTGTAGTCTGGCTttcttgatgatttttttttttcaaagtaagaTCTAACTCTCCAAAGTCCTCTTGAGTTTTGCACCCTGCATTATGCAGCCTTATGAAGTGGTGCAGTtgtcctgctgttcctgcatgAAATTGTGCAAcccctggctggggctctgtcactgccagcagcatTGTGCCAGTGAGCTGGCTGGTTTCTCTTACATCTGCTATTGGCAGGGACTTGTGTCCTTGAGGGAAGTGGCAGGTGGAGTAACCTTTGTCCTGTGCATGTTCTCTGGGAGTTAGGATTTCTATTCACTTCTATAGCACAGGAAGTCTGAATGTAGTGAATCTTCTTTGTGTTTATAAAAAATGAGTAGTTACAATTCTGGGCAATGGGATTAAAAGATAGTTAAATTTTGTTTAGATGGTGTAGtgtgaaaaaaacctgaagttcCTGCTTTTGTGTACAAGTCATGCAGAACATTAAACTGGTTGTTATGAAACTGCTCTGCAGGAAATACTTTTCCTAGGCAGTTGCCATAATGTCTGTTATGCTTCTGTCACTTTGTTAAAATATGTAAGCTTCAGTTACAACCATTTGAGGGTAAAAAGTTGTCTGCTAAAGTTTGAGTGTGGAAGGTATGATTCATTTTCAGGAATGCTAAACTAAAACTAGTGCAGCATGAAGAAAGGACTCGTTTTTAGCTGGGCTGTGACTGGTCTGACTGGCAGGCAAGCACCAGCCCACCAGTCAGAAGGAATGAGAATGGGAAGTTATTAATGGCTTGAGCTGTCTGCTTTGGTGACAGCAGACTTTAGACCAGTCTGAAATCAGAGCTTGGGagctcattttttatttttgtcattgtGCAGTCAGGGTGCATCTTGAGTATTTTCTCACCTTAACTGCAGACAGGATCTTGTTCCAGCATTCTTTTTTGAAGGCAGCTGCTTCTTGCTTATGTAGATTTCACTCAAGTTGCACTGTATTTGCCAAAGGCTTCTTTTTACAAAATAAGAACTTCTGTTCTTTTCTCCTTACGAGACTTAAAGGTGGAAGGTGCAGATCCACTGATTGTCTTGTAGCCCTGAGGAAAGCAATGGATAAGTCAGTAGCAGCTGCAGACATCTGCTGAGGTTTTGCACACACTTCCAATCACAAGTTCTATTTGCAGATAGGGAATGTCATTTACTGGGAATTTTTCCCTAGAATTGGTGAGCCCTACAGCCGTTCTCAATCTGTGGTAATAAGCAGTCACACCATGTGGTGATGACTTAACTTCCTGCCCTTGTGTCAGTTAATGGCTTTTAATGTGATTCTTTGTGTCAGGATGACTTTAATTAGTTCAAGTTTGTTTAAATCCTTTAGAGGGAAATTGGGTGAGGGAAAAGTAGGAACCAGAAGCAAATGTGGTAGCTTGCTAACCCAGtgtgctgtgggctgtgccCATGAGGTGTTGAAACCTGCTCCCCTGGCCAGTGGCAGAGTTGTGCAGGGTGTGCCTCCTGTGTCCTGCCTGTCTGgttctcctccagctgcactCTGAGCTGCCTGTTGCTGGCAGGAGCTTCCAAGATCCTTCTTTAGACTCTTGGCAAATTCAAATGTTCAGTGAAATGTTTGGATGGAAACTATTTTTTGGTTTCCATCAAGAAAGGTTAGAATTTTTGGTTTGGAAAAAGGTTAGAAGAGGGATTCTTGTCTTCATAGCTACTCTGGGGGTAATCTGGTGCAAAGAGCACCTAACTTTTAATTTATGCATTACCTAGACCTGGCTTGTTCCTCATCATCCCATGTCTCAGGATAATGCTCCATCGTGCAGGTTAGTGGATAAGAAGGAGGAGTAAAGAAGACAGGCAGGCATATATCTGTGAGTTCTGCTCAGAAGGGTTGTGTAGCATTCTGTGTAacagggagctgaggggaggACTCCTACCCCCATCTGAGCCTGGGGTAGTCCACCCTCTCTCTTTAACTCATGCCTGGCCATTGTTCAAACAGgatggagctgtcccagcagtgccccacaAAACAAACTGGTAATTCAGGCAGCTCCTTTTGCTGTGGAGGGATGAGGCTTCTGCTACTCATCTGAACAAGGCAGAGCCATGGCTTGAACCTCAGCCTCTCACAGCTCAGCTAAAGCCCATAGCCACTGACCTATGGCCTGTCTGAGGAGGGCAAACCTGGGATATGAGTTTATCCAGGTACTGTCTCTTTGTTCTACTCTGCATATGAGTACAGCCAATCTTATTTCCCAAATGGTGCTTGCAGGTTCACTACTATGCATCCCTTCAGAGCGGGGTTTCCAGGATCACAAAATATCATTGAGTCATCTTTGGTTGTTGTTTTCCCCTGTTGAgtaaccttttatttttttttaactatttttcaCAGATTTACATGAGCCCTGAAGTTATCCTTTGCAGAGGCCACACAACAAAAGCAGACATCTACAGCATGGGAGCTACTATTATCCATATGCAAACAGGCATCCCACCCTGGGTGAACAGATACCCTCGTTCTGCATACCCCTCCTACCTCTACATTGTGAGTGTCCTTAGCAGAGCCAGCTCACTATCAGCTGCAGGGCTTCCTGTACTCTTGTTGAGAAAACTCCAGTTGTATAAAATCTATCAAAATATTTGTCAGAGAGATGATATCATCCTTTTTGCTTcaggggtgggagggagggagagaagaagtgGGTTTTGATCTCTTAGGGGAAGACAGAGACTGAGCTGGAGTTGTCTCTTTGATTTGTATTTCAATTTACAGGCCTTGGGTTTACTGGAAGGACAGGGTTAGATCAGTGTGAGACTTGATTGAAACAAGCCCATCTGTCTTCTACTTGGCTGTTTTCCTTAGAAGTTGCAGATAAAAACTGGAGCCTGGCAGATATGATTTTTTGACTCTTCCAGTGTGATATAGAA comes from Zonotrichia leucophrys gambelii isolate GWCS_2022_RI chromosome 2, RI_Zleu_2.0, whole genome shotgun sequence and encodes:
- the MAP3K8 gene encoding mitogen-activated protein kinase kinase kinase 8 is translated as MVLSDVIRLNTRSDFAKWTVMEYMSTGSDSKEEIDLLLADLNMSEVIAIMENHYPGEDIAAYEDSLITMCEEANQNDERAESLLFCEGEVSLMSSVKYGTVEDLLAFANQVSNTAKQFKGCRQQESGILLNMITPKNGRYQIDSDVLLFPWKLTYRNIGSDFIPRGAFGKVYLAQDRETKKRMACKLVPVEQFKPSDVEIQACFRHENIAELYGAILWDETIHLFMEAGEGGSVMEKLESCGPMREFEIIWVTKHILKGLDFLHSKRIIHHDIKPSNIVFMSTKAVLVDFGLSVQMTEDIYYPKDLRGTEIYMSPEVILCRGHTTKADIYSMGATIIHMQTGIPPWVNRYPRSAYPSYLYIIHKQAPPLEDIAEDCSTSMRELLEAALDRNPNHRLSAADLLKHEALHPPPEEQPRCQSLDSALFERKRLLARKDLQLPENITDSSLCNGSMEESDLLKRQRSLYIDLGALAGYFNIVRGPPALEYD